A single Streptomyces mirabilis DNA region contains:
- a CDS encoding LysR family transcriptional regulator encodes MQHSAHASSGSGLTAPLPDMNLLPALDALLRAGSVAGAAAELNVSPSAMSRTLGRLRRVVGDPLLVPSGRGLTLTPRAREMQPRVQTALAGAVAALRPPTDIELSSLRREFRIRTNDGVVLSLGAPLLELAAREAPGVRLRLLPEGEEDPADLRTHVDLDVGELPDPLPHDVRASTLHEHRMVAVARAGAEFAHEPLTPERFAALPHITVTRRGRAHSVVDERLAGLGLHRDVLATAPTFGAACFFVLRTDALALVPAEVAREAEHWMPLAVLEIPLDLPRFSTGQAWHVRLDTDPAHRWLRGALARVAEEVRCADED; translated from the coding sequence ATGCAGCATTCAGCACATGCGTCGTCCGGCTCCGGGCTGACCGCCCCCCTCCCCGACATGAACCTCCTGCCCGCCCTCGACGCCCTGCTGCGCGCGGGCAGCGTGGCGGGCGCGGCGGCCGAACTGAACGTCTCCCCCTCGGCGATGAGCCGCACCCTGGGCCGGCTGCGCCGGGTGGTCGGCGACCCGCTCCTCGTCCCGTCGGGGCGGGGTCTGACCCTGACGCCCCGCGCGCGGGAGATGCAGCCTCGGGTGCAGACGGCGCTGGCGGGCGCGGTGGCGGCGCTGCGACCGCCGACCGACATCGAACTCTCCTCTCTTCGGCGGGAGTTCAGAATCCGCACCAACGACGGGGTCGTCCTGTCCCTCGGCGCCCCACTGCTGGAACTGGCGGCCCGGGAGGCGCCCGGCGTACGGCTGCGGCTGCTGCCCGAGGGCGAGGAGGACCCAGCGGATCTGCGCACCCATGTCGACCTGGACGTGGGCGAGTTGCCGGACCCGCTGCCGCACGACGTGCGCGCCTCGACGCTGCACGAACACCGGATGGTGGCGGTGGCGCGGGCCGGCGCGGAGTTCGCGCACGAGCCGCTGACGCCTGAGCGGTTCGCCGCGCTGCCGCACATCACGGTGACACGGCGCGGCCGGGCACACAGCGTGGTGGACGAACGCCTCGCCGGGCTCGGCCTGCACCGCGACGTCCTGGCCACCGCCCCCACCTTCGGCGCGGCCTGCTTCTTCGTCCTGCGCACCGACGCCCTGGCGCTCGTCCCGGCGGAGGTCGCGAGGGAGGCGGAGCACTGGATGCCGCTGGCGGTGCTGGAGATCCCGCTGGACCTGCCGAGGTTCTCGACGGGCCAGGCATGGCACGTACGGCTGGACACGGATCCGGCACACCGGTGGCTGCGGGGGGCGCTGGCGCGGGTGGCGGAGGAGGTGAGGTGCGCCGATGAAGATTGA
- a CDS encoding DHA2 family efflux MFS transporter permease subunit has protein sequence MTDSHRRGTATALLVAGCFFMEMLDGTIVSTAAPQIARDLHTAPTSVGLVITAYLVTLAVLIPLSGWLTARFGPRRVFLAAITVFTLASLACALAPNLGVLVGTRVLQGVGGAMMVPVGRLVVLTGTAKRDLPRMVAYIVWPGLVAPVLAPLLGGLITTYASWHWIFLPNVPLGVVALLVAHRLIAPAPRDETPPLDLVGTLLTCTGLAALTWAAHLLSDQTGGSAAQTVAVGAIAAVALTAAVRHLLRTPHPLVNLRTLDVQSFRASALDGSLYMAVVAALPFLLPLLFQEVFGWSAVKSGAVVLFVFVGNIGVKPATTYLINRFGFRPLLIVSTLGLAVTTTACALFTRGTPVAVIAVVAVLSGVARSVGLSGYATIAFSETPPERLRDANALFATSHQLAAGLGVAVTAVALRGGAALMDGTRSAYAVAFVVLGVLCLVPTAGALRLHPAAGDAARTVVPAQGRVTQSTVSDSRKSD, from the coding sequence ATGACGGATTCTCACCGGCGCGGCACCGCGACCGCGCTCCTCGTCGCGGGCTGCTTCTTCATGGAGATGCTGGACGGCACGATCGTGTCGACCGCGGCCCCGCAGATAGCCCGGGACCTGCACACCGCCCCCACTTCCGTGGGCCTGGTCATCACCGCCTACCTCGTCACCCTCGCCGTCCTCATCCCCCTCTCCGGCTGGCTCACCGCCCGCTTCGGCCCACGCCGGGTCTTCCTCGCCGCGATCACGGTCTTCACCCTCGCCTCCCTGGCCTGCGCGCTCGCCCCGAACCTCGGCGTGCTCGTCGGCACCCGTGTGCTGCAGGGCGTCGGCGGCGCCATGATGGTGCCGGTCGGCCGGCTGGTCGTTCTGACCGGTACCGCCAAGCGGGATCTGCCGCGCATGGTCGCGTACATCGTGTGGCCCGGCCTCGTCGCCCCGGTGCTCGCGCCCCTGCTCGGGGGCCTGATCACCACGTACGCCTCCTGGCACTGGATCTTCCTGCCGAACGTGCCCCTCGGCGTGGTCGCCCTGCTCGTCGCGCACCGCCTCATCGCGCCGGCCCCGCGGGACGAGACACCCCCGCTGGACCTCGTCGGCACCCTGCTCACCTGCACCGGTCTCGCCGCCCTGACCTGGGCCGCGCACCTGCTCTCCGACCAGACCGGAGGATCCGCCGCGCAGACGGTGGCGGTCGGCGCGATCGCCGCCGTGGCGCTCACCGCGGCCGTACGGCATCTGCTGCGCACCCCGCACCCGCTGGTCAACCTGCGCACCCTGGACGTCCAGTCCTTCCGCGCGTCGGCGCTCGACGGCTCGCTCTACATGGCGGTCGTCGCCGCCCTCCCCTTCCTCCTCCCGCTGCTCTTCCAGGAGGTGTTCGGCTGGAGCGCGGTGAAGTCGGGCGCGGTGGTGCTGTTCGTCTTCGTCGGGAACATAGGGGTCAAGCCCGCGACGACGTATCTGATCAACCGCTTCGGCTTCCGTCCGCTGCTGATCGTCTCCACGCTCGGGCTCGCGGTCACCACCACGGCCTGCGCGCTGTTCACGCGGGGCACGCCGGTCGCGGTGATCGCGGTCGTCGCGGTGCTCTCCGGTGTCGCCCGTTCGGTCGGCCTCAGCGGCTACGCGACCATCGCCTTCAGCGAGACCCCGCCGGAGCGGCTGCGCGACGCCAACGCCCTCTTCGCGACCTCCCACCAACTGGCCGCGGGGCTGGGCGTGGCCGTCACCGCCGTCGCGCTGCGCGGGGGCGCGGCGCTGATGGACGGGACGCGCTCGGCGTACGCCGTCGCGTTCGTGGTGCTCGGCGTGCTGTGTCTCGTTCCGACGGCGGGCGCCCTGCGGCTGCACCCTGCGGCGGGCGATGCCGCGCGAACTGTTGTCCCAGCTCAGGGCCGTGTGACCCAATCCACCGTCTCAGATAGTAGGAAGTCCGACTAA